One genomic segment of Nerophis lumbriciformis linkage group LG20, RoL_Nlum_v2.1, whole genome shotgun sequence includes these proteins:
- the LOC133619256 gene encoding uncharacterized protein: MRTHTDNKHSECSTKKRGETCLSCSVCAESFTKKSHLTRHMRTHTGEKTFICSVCGKSFSQNRSLTRHMRTHTGEKPCTCSVCGKGFYENSYLTKHMRTHTGEKPFSCSVCGNSFSQNSHLTQHMRTHTGEKTCNCSVCGKGYSQNSILTKHMRTHTGEKPFNCSVCGKSFSQNSILTLHMRTHTGEKPFNCSVCGISFSQNSCLTHHMRIHTGEKPCTCSVCGKGFSQNSYMTKHMRTHTGEKPYSCSVCGNSFSQNSNLTQHMRTHTREKTCNCSVCGKSFSFKGNLTEHMRTHTGVKPYKCSVCGKSFSVKSKLTQHMRTHTGEKPFSCSVCCKRFQHNADAVKHMRTHKGK, encoded by the coding sequence atgaggactcacactgacaacaaacactctgaatgctctacaaagaagagaggtgaaacatgtttgagctgctcagtttgtgctgaaagttttactaaaaagagccatttgactcgacacatgagaacacacacaggagaaaaaacatttatttgttcagtttgtggcaaaagcttttctcaaaataggtctttgactcgacacatgagaacacacacaggagaaaaaccatgtacttgttcagtttgtggcaaaggctTTTATGAAAATAGctatttgactaaacacatgagaacacacacaggtgaaaaaccatttagttgttcagtttgtggcaacagcttttctcaaaatagccatctgactcaacacatgagaacacacacaggagaaaaaacatgtaattgttcagtttgtggcaaaggctATTCTCAAAATAGCattttgactaaacacatgagaacacacacaggtgaaaaaccatttaattgttcagtttgtggcaaaagcttttctcaaaatagcattttgactctacacatgagaacacacacaggtgaaaaaccatttaattgttcagtttgtggcataagcttttctcaaaatagctgttTGACTcaccacatgagaatacacacaggagaaaaaccatgtacttgttcagtttgtggcaaaggcttttctcaaaatagctatatgactaaacacatgagaacacacacaggtgaaaaaccatatagttgttcagtttgtggcaacagcttttctcaaaatagcaatctgactcaacacatgagaacacacacaagagaaaaaacatgtaattgttctgtttgtggcaaaagcttttcttttaagggtaatttgactgaacacatgagaacacacacaggtgtaaaaccatataagtgttcagtttgtggcaaaagcttttctgttaagagcaaattgactcaacacatgagaacacacactggagaaaaaccatttagttgttcagtgtgctgtaaaaggttccaacataatgcagacgcagtaaaacacatgagaacacacaagggaaaataa